From Chryseobacterium salivictor, a single genomic window includes:
- a CDS encoding glycerophosphodiester phosphodiesterase codes for MSKDGVLIIYHDEHYDSLEISETRFADLAKLKLKNGENIPTLKDFLEKGKKNPSLKLVIELKPMNSKLRENELVQKVVQMVKTFQMESQCEFISFSLNICEQLKKEEPTFKVKYLNGDLSPLEIKQRGFDGFSYHYSVFITNPGWISQAKMLGLITNSWTVNDIAVFEKLKTQGIDFVTTDIPDQLLHK; via the coding sequence ATGTCAAAAGACGGGGTGCTGATTATCTACCATGACGAACATTACGACTCGCTGGAAATTTCAGAAACCCGCTTTGCAGATTTGGCGAAACTGAAATTAAAAAACGGTGAGAACATTCCAACATTAAAGGATTTTTTAGAGAAAGGGAAAAAAAATCCATCCCTAAAACTCGTCATCGAACTGAAACCGATGAATTCCAAACTTCGGGAAAATGAGCTGGTACAGAAAGTCGTTCAAATGGTTAAAACTTTTCAAATGGAATCGCAGTGTGAATTTATTTCATTCAGTCTGAATATTTGTGAACAGCTAAAAAAAGAGGAACCAACTTTTAAAGTAAAATACCTGAACGGAGACCTTTCGCCTTTAGAAATTAAACAAAGAGGTTTTGACGGTTTCAGTTATCATTATTCAGTTTTTATTACAAATCCAGGCTGGATTTCGCAGGCTAAAATGTTGGGATTAATAACGAATTCATGGACGGTCAATGATATTGCAGTATTCGAAAAACTAAAAACGCAGGGAATTGATTTTGTTACGACTGACATTCCCGATCAGTTGCTCCATAAGTAA
- a CDS encoding glucose 1-dehydrogenase, with amino-acid sequence MNPSELFNLKGKTAIVTGGANGIGKATAMILAQHGANISIGDFNLEDAQKTAKEIEALGVKAIAVSCNVLKDEDLVHLVETTVKELGGVHILINNAGGGGGGRENPFKISVEDIKRDYELNVFSGWRLCQLVVPHMKKDGYGSIVFTTSMSSVNKSPNMSGYGGSKAAVNHTVANLAHDFGPEVRINAVGPGATRTAALESVLTPEIEKVMLAHTPVKRLGTADDIAGAMLYFASPISEWVSGQTIFVNGGGEQTLE; translated from the coding sequence ATGAATCCCTCTGAATTATTTAATTTAAAAGGAAAAACCGCAATCGTTACCGGTGGCGCAAACGGCATCGGAAAAGCAACGGCCATGATTTTGGCCCAACACGGCGCCAATATTTCGATTGGCGATTTTAATCTTGAAGATGCCCAAAAGACGGCTAAAGAAATAGAAGCTTTGGGCGTCAAGGCTATTGCGGTTTCCTGTAATGTTCTCAAAGATGAAGATTTGGTGCATCTGGTGGAAACGACGGTGAAAGAATTAGGCGGCGTACACATCCTGATCAACAACGCAGGTGGCGGCGGTGGCGGACGTGAAAATCCATTTAAAATATCGGTGGAAGATATCAAAAGAGACTATGAGCTCAACGTTTTCAGTGGCTGGAGACTGTGCCAGTTGGTTGTTCCGCACATGAAGAAAGACGGTTACGGATCCATCGTATTCACCACCTCAATGTCCAGCGTCAATAAAAGCCCTAATATGAGCGGTTACGGCGGATCTAAAGCTGCCGTCAATCATACGGTTGCGAATTTAGCACACGATTTCGGTCCGGAAGTCCGCATCAATGCGGTTGGTCCGGGAGCGACGAGAACCGCTGCTCTGGAAAGTGTGCTGACCCCGGAAATAGAAAAAGTAATGTTGGCCCACACGCCGGTCAAACGGTTGGGAACAGCTGATGATATCGCCGGAGCGATGCTTTATTTTGCCTCTCCAATTTCAGAATGGGTGAGTGGCCAGACTATTTTCGTGAATGGTGGTGGCGAACAGACTTTGGAATAA
- a CDS encoding PepSY-like domain-containing protein produces MKKPIVIMSFVLALGAGTITAQQMNKGGEVPVAVKNAFKKDFPQVKKVKWDDEHGTYEAEFKLNGKETSATYNPKGMKEETETSLKISELPKNIISYVAAKKYGKIKEAAKIVKTDGSVIYEAEVKSGDLLFDHNGNFQKLVVEKD; encoded by the coding sequence ATGAAAAAGCCAATCGTAATAATGTCATTTGTTTTAGCACTTGGCGCAGGAACCATCACTGCACAACAAATGAATAAAGGCGGTGAAGTACCGGTAGCGGTGAAGAACGCCTTTAAAAAAGATTTCCCGCAGGTGAAAAAAGTAAAATGGGATGATGAGCACGGAACGTATGAAGCAGAATTTAAACTGAACGGTAAGGAAACTTCTGCCACTTACAATCCAAAAGGCATGAAAGAAGAAACTGAAACTTCTTTGAAAATCAGCGAATTACCGAAAAACATCATCTCTTATGTTGCGGCAAAAAAATATGGTAAAATAAAAGAAGCGGCAAAAATTGTAAAAACTGACGGTTCTGTAATTTATGAAGCCGAGGTGAAAAGCGGCGACCTATTGTTTGACCACAATGGAAATTTTCAGAAATTAGTGGTTGAAAAAGACTAA
- a CDS encoding TolC family protein, which yields MAFQKKLKIAVLLLLFLVHSGYRAQSKNTLDYYLETAQQTNPNLQDLKNQISITAIDSIKMQREYGFKVIGIADASYSPQINNWGYDGNSTINGKNLALLGRVSRDFVSKKNFQAKLNSFSLTVQQLLNQKNLSALTLKKAVTEQYLLAYESQEQTKIDQEIIHIFQQEDVILKKLTQQSVFRQTDYLTFKVTQQQNELLQKQHFADFQNNFGLLQYLSGNNEKQLPDLEPPTFNKKMEPDFEESIYAQTFRTDSLKLANDLQLINYNYQPKISVFADGGYSSALIQTPYKNFGVSAGISLTVPIYDGHQRQLSLEQKKIELNTRKNYTQFEQKQFEQQKAQLTAQIRQYRDMISLANTQMKYAQTLIEANLKQLPTGDVKMVDFILAITNYTTLKIGLLQYRMQVLRLENHYENIILQ from the coding sequence ATGGCTTTCCAAAAAAAACTGAAAATAGCAGTGCTCCTGCTTTTGTTTCTGGTACATTCAGGATACCGGGCACAAAGCAAAAATACGCTTGATTACTATCTAGAAACCGCGCAGCAGACTAATCCGAATTTACAGGATTTAAAAAATCAGATCAGCATTACGGCGATAGACAGCATCAAAATGCAGCGCGAATACGGTTTCAAAGTTATCGGAATTGCTGACGCTTCCTATTCGCCACAAATCAATAACTGGGGCTACGATGGGAATTCCACCATCAACGGAAAGAATCTCGCTCTTTTAGGTAGAGTTTCACGCGATTTCGTCAGCAAAAAAAACTTTCAGGCAAAACTCAATTCCTTTTCACTGACGGTTCAGCAATTATTAAATCAAAAAAATCTTTCCGCGCTCACGCTGAAAAAAGCGGTTACAGAACAATACCTTTTGGCGTATGAAAGCCAGGAGCAAACGAAAATCGATCAGGAGATCATTCATATTTTTCAACAGGAAGATGTAATTTTAAAGAAACTGACCCAGCAATCCGTCTTCCGACAAACGGATTACCTGACTTTTAAAGTAACGCAACAGCAAAATGAACTGCTCCAAAAGCAACATTTCGCAGATTTTCAAAATAATTTTGGACTCCTGCAATACCTTTCCGGAAATAATGAAAAGCAGTTGCCGGATTTAGAGCCGCCGACTTTTAATAAGAAAATGGAACCCGATTTTGAAGAAAGTATTTATGCCCAAACTTTTCGTACAGACAGTCTGAAACTGGCCAATGACCTGCAATTGATCAATTATAATTACCAGCCGAAAATCTCAGTTTTTGCCGATGGTGGTTACTCTTCAGCTTTAATTCAAACGCCGTACAAAAACTTCGGAGTCAGCGCCGGAATTTCTTTAACGGTTCCAATCTATGATGGTCATCAAAGACAGCTTTCCCTGGAACAGAAAAAAATAGAACTCAACACGCGGAAAAACTACACCCAATTTGAGCAGAAACAGTTTGAGCAGCAAAAAGCGCAGCTTACAGCCCAAATCCGGCAATACCGGGATATGATCAGTCTTGCGAATACACAGATGAAATACGCCCAAACTTTGATTGAAGCCAACCTGAAACAGCTGCCGACCGGCGACGTGAAAATGGTCGATTTTATTTTGGCAATCACCAACTATACAACTTTGAAAATTGGACTTTTGCAATACAGAATGCAGGTTTTAAGACTTGAAAATCACTATGAAAATATAATTCTACAATAA
- a CDS encoding efflux RND transporter periplasmic adaptor subunit, whose amino-acid sequence MKSLQIFTIFLISILMISCKKKSETVAQEPVVNAATPVSVAFPTDTLSINNDISINATATYLLKSDVKANATGYITNVRINLGDAVKKGQFLFSVQTKESRALGNTINKLDPSFRFSGVTTVTCPATGFVNALNHQIGDYVQEGEILAGITDSSSFGLVMNVPYEYHEMLINNKNLEINLPDGKTIYGHIAKLLPGVDPISQTEKVLVKPNDNIAIPESLIVTIRLKRQNSQTGLYVPKSAVLTDETQTQFWIMKLKDKNTAVKVNIVKGTENNSYVQIISGNISLKDQIITSGNYGLENNAKVKIEP is encoded by the coding sequence ATGAAATCCCTTCAAATATTTACCATTTTTCTGATTTCGATTTTAATGATTTCTTGCAAGAAAAAGTCGGAAACGGTTGCGCAGGAACCTGTAGTAAACGCTGCAACACCAGTTTCAGTAGCTTTTCCGACAGATACACTTTCCATTAATAATGACATTTCCATTAATGCAACTGCGACTTATTTATTAAAATCGGATGTAAAAGCGAACGCGACAGGATACATTACCAACGTGAGAATTAATCTGGGCGATGCGGTAAAAAAAGGGCAGTTTTTATTTTCTGTGCAGACCAAAGAATCGCGCGCTTTAGGAAATACCATTAATAAACTGGATCCTTCTTTTCGCTTTTCGGGCGTTACAACGGTGACTTGTCCGGCAACGGGATTCGTCAATGCTCTAAATCACCAGATTGGAGATTATGTGCAGGAAGGTGAAATTTTAGCGGGAATTACCGATTCATCAAGTTTCGGATTGGTGATGAATGTGCCTTATGAATACCATGAAATGCTCATCAATAATAAAAATCTGGAAATTAATTTACCGGACGGAAAAACGATTTACGGTCATATTGCAAAATTGTTACCAGGTGTTGATCCCATTTCACAAACCGAAAAGGTTTTGGTAAAACCCAACGACAATATTGCTATTCCTGAAAGTTTAATTGTGACCATCCGTCTGAAACGGCAAAACAGCCAAACCGGATTGTACGTTCCGAAAAGTGCTGTATTAACCGATGAAACGCAGACCCAATTTTGGATCATGAAATTAAAAGATAAAAATACCGCCGTAAAAGTGAACATTGTAAAAGGCACTGAAAATAACAGTTACGTACAAATTATTTCAGGGAATATCAGTTTAAAAGACCAGATTATCACCTCCGGAAATTACGGTTTAGAAAATAATGCAAAAGTGAAAATTGAGCCGTAA
- a CDS encoding Fic family protein yields the protein MAVYIHQLKQWPHFSWQPDELINLLAEVRYLQGKLLGKVELLGFELRNEANLETLIQDVVKSSEIEGELLNPELVRSSIAVHLGLDYKGKENKDRHIDGIVEMMLDATQNNDKSLTDERLFGWHSALFPAGRSGMYKIEVAKWRTGEMQVVSGVMGKEKIHFEAPRANLLESEMLNFLTWFNEEQKMDDLLKAGVAHFWFVTIHPFDDGNGRIARAIADMQLSRADRVNQRFYSMSTQINADKKSYYQILEKSQKSSLDITQWLVWFLNCLKEAIINSDGIISKVITKHDFMVKNSPAITNDRQHLVITKLLDGFEGNLTTSKYAKLTKSSSDTALRDITDLIEKGILLKSGSGGRSTHYQLNTKE from the coding sequence ATGGCAGTATATATCCACCAATTGAAGCAATGGCCCCACTTTTCTTGGCAGCCTGATGAGCTGATCAACCTGCTGGCAGAAGTCCGTTACCTGCAGGGTAAACTCCTGGGGAAAGTAGAACTCTTGGGCTTCGAACTCAGAAACGAAGCGAACCTGGAAACCCTGATCCAGGATGTAGTAAAATCATCAGAAATTGAAGGGGAACTCCTTAATCCTGAACTCGTGCGTTCCTCCATTGCAGTTCATCTGGGTTTGGATTACAAAGGAAAAGAAAACAAAGACCGGCATATTGATGGAATCGTTGAAATGATGTTGGATGCAACACAGAATAACGATAAATCACTAACTGACGAGCGTTTGTTTGGCTGGCATTCCGCATTATTTCCCGCCGGAAGAAGCGGCATGTATAAAATTGAAGTAGCGAAATGGAGGACAGGGGAGATGCAGGTAGTTTCCGGAGTGATGGGCAAAGAAAAAATACACTTTGAAGCTCCGAGAGCTAATCTGCTGGAAAGTGAAATGCTGAATTTCCTCACGTGGTTCAATGAGGAGCAGAAGATGGATGACCTGTTAAAAGCGGGCGTAGCCCATTTCTGGTTCGTCACGATACACCCTTTCGATGACGGAAATGGTAGAATAGCACGCGCAATTGCAGATATGCAGCTTTCCAGAGCAGATCGGGTAAACCAGCGCTTTTACAGCATGTCAACCCAGATCAATGCTGATAAAAAATCATATTATCAAATCCTGGAGAAATCCCAGAAGAGCAGTCTGGATATTACGCAGTGGCTGGTTTGGTTTCTGAACTGCCTCAAAGAGGCCATTATAAATTCAGACGGAATCATCAGCAAAGTCATCACAAAGCATGATTTTATGGTGAAAAACAGTCCCGCCATCACCAATGACCGTCAGCATTTGGTCATCACCAAACTGTTGGATGGTTTTGAAGGAAATCTCACCACCTCCAAATATGCCAAACTGACAAAAAGCTCATCCGATACCGCCCTCCGCGACATCACGGACTTAATTGAAAAAGGCATCCTCCTCAAATCCGGTTCCGGCGGACGGAGCACCCATTACCAGTTGAATACGAAGGAATAA
- a CDS encoding alginate export family protein, whose protein sequence is MKKQIFTFCALSFFTFSAKAQTDSLKINLDFRTRAELDNGYKTLIPENKKPETNVFSRARLGVDYYWKDLELFISLQDARVWGEVSSTNQRSGTLNVNEAWAKYNFNKNAALKIGRQILSYDDERLLGALDWQMQGRSFDAAKGIFRLSPQSKLEAVVTYNNDDNDANDLPDRELYSILDSGERTKSMQILHYQYLWPKASLSFIGLNNVVQHLNGTHYDMLTVGMNAKKYFGNVGFFGSAYWQTGKNSLAQSKNAYQFSANVDFILTQNANIILGTEWLSGSDYNGDVSKNNSFSPLYGTNHKFNGFMDYFFVGNHFNSVGLKDFYLKSHFKLNPKASLAFDLHAFTGNAELGYDVANNKEYSRYLGTEGDVVFTYKVASIFTMQLGHSQMFATDGMKYLKNVANPASMQSWTWLGLNFMTRFKVK, encoded by the coding sequence ATGAAGAAACAGATTTTTACATTTTGTGCCTTGTCCTTTTTTACGTTTTCAGCAAAAGCTCAGACCGACAGTCTGAAAATTAATCTGGATTTCCGAACCCGCGCTGAACTCGATAATGGCTATAAAACTTTAATCCCGGAAAATAAAAAACCCGAAACCAATGTTTTTTCAAGAGCACGACTGGGCGTGGATTATTACTGGAAGGATCTGGAACTCTTTATTTCCCTGCAGGATGCCAGGGTTTGGGGCGAAGTTTCCTCGACCAATCAGCGCAGCGGAACCCTGAATGTGAATGAGGCCTGGGCAAAATATAATTTTAATAAAAATGCAGCATTAAAGATTGGCCGTCAAATTCTTTCTTACGATGACGAAAGACTGCTCGGCGCTTTGGACTGGCAGATGCAGGGCCGGAGTTTTGACGCGGCGAAAGGAATTTTCCGCCTCAGTCCGCAATCGAAACTGGAAGCGGTGGTGACCTATAACAATGACGATAACGATGCGAACGATCTGCCGGACAGAGAATTGTACAGCATATTGGATTCCGGTGAAAGAACGAAATCGATGCAGATTCTTCATTATCAGTATCTGTGGCCAAAAGCCAGTCTTTCCTTTATCGGTCTCAATAATGTCGTTCAGCATCTGAACGGTACGCATTACGATATGTTGACCGTCGGAATGAATGCTAAAAAATACTTCGGAAACGTTGGTTTCTTTGGTTCTGCTTATTGGCAGACCGGTAAAAATAGTTTGGCACAAAGCAAAAATGCTTATCAGTTTTCAGCAAACGTCGATTTTATTCTGACTCAAAATGCCAATATTATTTTGGGTACCGAATGGCTTTCAGGATCGGATTATAATGGAGATGTTTCCAAAAATAATTCGTTCAGCCCGCTCTACGGAACAAATCATAAGTTTAATGGCTTCATGGATTATTTTTTCGTCGGCAATCATTTCAACAGCGTAGGCTTGAAGGATTTTTATCTAAAATCTCATTTCAAGTTGAATCCAAAAGCTTCTCTGGCTTTCGATCTTCATGCGTTTACCGGCAATGCGGAATTGGGATATGATGTGGCGAATAATAAAGAATACTCCCGGTATTTAGGAACAGAAGGTGATGTGGTCTTTACGTACAAAGTCGCCAGTATTTTCACCATGCAACTGGGGCACTCTCAAATGTTTGCGACCGACGGGATGAAATATCTTAAAAACGTTGCAAATCCCGCATCAATGCAAAGCTGGACCTGGCTGGGTCTTAATTTTATGACACGGTTCAAAGTGAAATAG
- a CDS encoding 3-ketoacyl-ACP reductase: MNLKGKSAIVTGGGRGLGKAVALILAKEGVNIGITGRNEENLKATVEELKGLGVQAAYAIFSMDKEAAVQAGIAALAKDLGGVDILINNAGIGDFGSIEEMSSETWEQVIKTNLFGVYYAAKAVYPFLKEKGAGDIVNVASTAGLKGGPNMSAYAASKAAVVSLSQSMMAEWRKQNIRVITLTPSTIASDMSIQGGLTDGNPETVLQPEDFAEWVRDILKMNRRALIANGSIFSTNP, from the coding sequence ATGAATCTAAAAGGAAAAAGCGCCATCGTTACCGGTGGTGGAAGAGGTCTAGGAAAAGCCGTGGCTTTGATATTGGCGAAAGAAGGAGTGAATATCGGTATTACCGGTAGAAATGAAGAAAATCTTAAAGCAACAGTTGAAGAATTGAAGGGCTTAGGCGTTCAGGCTGCTTATGCAATATTCAGCATGGATAAAGAAGCTGCCGTACAGGCAGGTATTGCGGCCTTGGCAAAAGATCTGGGTGGTGTTGATATTCTGATCAACAACGCAGGAATCGGTGACTTCGGAAGCATCGAAGAAATGTCTTCTGAAACGTGGGAACAGGTCATTAAAACCAACCTTTTCGGCGTGTATTATGCAGCAAAAGCGGTGTACCCATTCCTGAAAGAAAAAGGAGCGGGCGATATTGTGAATGTAGCGTCAACTGCCGGTTTGAAAGGCGGACCGAACATGTCAGCATATGCCGCTTCAAAAGCAGCAGTCGTATCTTTATCACAATCGATGATGGCAGAATGGAGAAAACAGAATATCCGCGTGATTACATTGACGCCAAGCACCATCGCCTCCGATATGTCGATTCAGGGTGGGCTGACCGACGGAAATCCAGAAACGGTTTTGCAGCCGGAAGATTTTGCAGAATGGGTTCGTGATATTTTAAAAATGAACAGAAGAGCACTCATTGCCAACGGTTCTATTTTCTCTACGAATCCTTAA
- a CDS encoding efflux RND transporter permease subunit: MKNSFFVRYKNPLLVMILLFILGGVFSYTKIKSSLFPQITFPKIKIIAEAGEQPVDQMTVAVTRPLENAVKQIPDLHLLKSTTSRGSCEISAFMDWNANIDLSQQQIEAKINEIKNQLPPNINITVEKMNPAILPVMGYSLNASSISPIALKQLALYTIKPFLSQVDGVSDIRIIGGQDKEFWAILDQGKMTRLGLNPKDIETALNETNFIKSNGFSSDYNFLYLTLTNSQIRSLEDLQNVVLKNDGNRAIYFKDIAKIEVHTAKQFIKVNANGTESILIAVIQQPNANVVDVSAAMETKIAELQKTLPKEVVIKPYYVQADFVNSSIKSVTDALWIGLLLAIIVAILFLKSWKASATILITIPVTICLTLVILYATGATFNIMTLGAIAAAIGLIIDDAIVIVEQIHRTHEEFPEENSTTLVQKAVNYLLKAMVGSSLSTIVIFLPFMLMSGVAGAYFKVMTNTMIITLVSSFFVTWLLLPVIYLFLSKKGKPKKKEVHHEVKERKWVGFFIRKPVFSYVFMAVLVVITAFIIPNISTGFLPDMDEGSIILDYNSPPGTSLEETDRELREVEKIIKANPQVEAYSRRTGTQMGFFITEPNRGDYLINLKKDRTQTTAEVTDDLRRKIEATGLPLTVDFGQVITDMLGDLMSSAQPIEIKIFGNDVPTLQKYSQQISKIVGKIPGTADVFDGIIIAGPSIQITPNFPVLAQYQISPQNFQYQTQTILSGNTVGDLFDKNQFTPIRTLYNTQSNASLQEIQNSMISLPNGQLKPLKEFAEVSILEGTAEVEREDLQNMGVVTARLDNGDLGGTIKKIQTEINKNIKLPTGYSISYGGAYAEQQKSFSELLLILFVSCLLVFTTILFLFRNLKVAFLILLVSVLGISGSFILLFITGTPLNVGSYTGLIMMVGIIGENAIFTYLQFEETLEKKSKEDALIYAISTRLRPKLMTALGAIIALMPLALGIGTGAQMHQPLAIAVIGGFSIALPLLLIVFPTLLNQLNFKEKSSAKNAETESN; the protein is encoded by the coding sequence ATGAAAAACTCTTTTTTTGTAAGATATAAAAATCCGCTTTTGGTGATGATTCTGCTTTTTATTTTAGGCGGCGTTTTTTCCTATACTAAAATAAAATCCTCCCTGTTTCCGCAGATTACTTTTCCGAAAATAAAAATCATCGCAGAAGCCGGAGAACAGCCGGTCGACCAAATGACCGTTGCGGTGACGCGACCGCTGGAAAATGCCGTGAAACAAATTCCCGATCTGCACCTGCTGAAAAGTACCACAAGTAGAGGAAGCTGTGAAATTTCCGCCTTTATGGACTGGAATGCTAATATCGACCTTAGCCAACAGCAAATTGAGGCAAAAATTAATGAGATTAAAAATCAACTGCCGCCAAACATCAATATCACCGTAGAAAAAATGAATCCGGCCATTTTACCGGTGATGGGCTATTCTTTGAATGCTTCTTCGATTTCGCCCATTGCGCTGAAACAATTGGCACTTTATACCATAAAACCCTTTCTGTCGCAGGTTGACGGCGTGAGCGACATTAGAATTATCGGCGGACAGGACAAAGAATTCTGGGCCATTCTCGACCAGGGAAAAATGACGAGATTGGGTTTGAATCCAAAAGACATTGAAACTGCACTGAATGAAACCAACTTCATCAAGTCCAACGGCTTTTCTTCCGATTATAATTTTCTGTATTTAACGCTGACCAATTCCCAAATCCGAAGTCTTGAAGATCTGCAGAATGTGGTCTTAAAAAATGATGGAAACAGAGCGATCTATTTTAAAGATATTGCTAAAATTGAAGTTCACACCGCCAAGCAATTTATCAAAGTCAACGCCAACGGAACTGAAAGTATTTTAATTGCGGTTATACAACAACCCAATGCCAATGTGGTAGATGTTTCTGCAGCGATGGAAACCAAAATTGCCGAATTGCAGAAAACTTTGCCCAAAGAGGTGGTGATAAAACCTTATTACGTGCAGGCCGATTTTGTAAACAGTTCCATCAAAAGTGTCACAGATGCGCTTTGGATCGGACTTTTGCTCGCTATTATCGTCGCCATTTTATTTTTAAAATCCTGGAAAGCAAGTGCCACCATTTTGATCACCATTCCAGTGACGATTTGTTTAACGCTGGTTATTTTATATGCGACCGGTGCGACTTTTAATATTATGACTTTAGGCGCAATTGCGGCGGCAATTGGTCTAATCATCGATGATGCGATTGTCATTGTAGAACAAATTCACCGTACACACGAAGAATTTCCGGAGGAAAACAGTACCACTTTAGTCCAAAAAGCCGTCAATTATTTATTGAAAGCCATGGTGGGTTCTTCATTGAGTACGATTGTTATTTTTCTGCCTTTTATGCTGATGAGTGGCGTTGCCGGTGCTTATTTCAAAGTCATGACGAATACCATGATCATTACCTTGGTGAGTTCATTTTTCGTCACCTGGCTTTTATTGCCCGTGATTTATTTGTTTTTATCTAAAAAAGGAAAACCCAAAAAAAAAGAAGTTCATCACGAAGTAAAAGAAAGAAAATGGGTAGGCTTTTTCATCCGGAAACCAGTTTTTTCATACGTGTTTATGGCGGTTTTGGTTGTAATTACGGCCTTCATTATTCCGAATATTTCCACCGGATTTTTACCCGATATGGACGAAGGAAGTATTATACTGGACTACAATTCGCCACCCGGAACTTCTTTGGAGGAAACCGACCGCGAGCTTCGGGAAGTGGAAAAAATAATTAAGGCCAATCCACAGGTGGAAGCCTACAGCCGAAGAACCGGAACGCAAATGGGATTTTTCATTACCGAACCCAACCGCGGCGATTATTTAATTAATCTAAAAAAAGACAGAACCCAAACGACAGCAGAAGTTACAGACGATCTCCGACGTAAAATTGAAGCCACGGGTTTACCATTGACCGTTGATTTCGGCCAGGTTATTACCGATATGCTCGGCGATTTAATGAGCAGCGCGCAACCGATTGAGATCAAAATTTTCGGGAATGATGTTCCTACCCTTCAGAAATATTCGCAGCAAATTTCGAAAATTGTGGGAAAAATCCCAGGAACAGCCGATGTTTTTGACGGAATTATCATTGCAGGACCTTCGATTCAGATTACCCCGAATTTTCCTGTTTTAGCGCAATATCAGATTTCGCCTCAGAATTTTCAATACCAGACACAGACGATTTTAAGCGGAAATACGGTCGGCGATTTATTTGATAAAAATCAGTTCACGCCGATCCGGACTCTGTATAATACTCAATCAAACGCGTCACTTCAGGAAATCCAAAACAGCATGATTTCATTACCCAACGGACAACTGAAACCGCTGAAAGAATTTGCAGAAGTCTCTATTTTGGAAGGCACGGCGGAAGTAGAACGCGAAGATTTGCAGAATATGGGCGTGGTAACAGCACGTTTGGATAATGGTGATTTGGGCGGAACGATTAAAAAAATTCAAACAGAAATCAACAAAAACATCAAACTGCCGACGGGTTACAGTATTTCTTACGGCGGCGCTTACGCAGAACAGCAAAAATCTTTCAGTGAATTGCTTTTGATTTTATTCGTTTCCTGCTTGCTCGTTTTTACGACCATTTTGTTTCTTTTCAGAAATTTAAAAGTTGCTTTCTTAATATTGTTGGTTTCAGTTTTAGGAATTTCGGGGAGTTTTATTTTATTATTTATAACCGGAACACCGCTGAATGTCGGCAGTTATACCGGATTGATCATGATGGTCGGAATTATCGGAGAAAATGCCATTTTCACTTATCTGCAGTTTGAAGAAACTTTAGAGAAAAAATCCAAAGAAGATGCTCTGATTTACGCGATCAGTACGAGATTACGTCCAAAATTAATGACGGCTTTAGGGGCCATTATTGCCTTAATGCCTTTGGCTTTGGGAATTGGAACCGGAGCACAAATGCACCAACCGTTGGCGATTGCGGTTATTGGTGGCTTTTCAATTGCGTTGCCTTTGCTGTTAATCGTTTTTCCGACGCTTTTAAATCAATTAAATTTTAAAGAAAAATCTTCAGCTAAAAACGCAGAAACAGAGAGCAATTGA